From the Octopus sinensis linkage group LG28, ASM634580v1, whole genome shotgun sequence genome, one window contains:
- the LOC115225868 gene encoding heme oxygenase 1 gives MAAVESLSIHDSLKTGVAKEHEEAENGIFTQSIMKGTVTPAIYRQFLAELYEIYKAIEEAAELNKEHETFGMTHFPTEFNRVGAIEKDLEYYYGANWKEEAKSQAPTTTKYVARIKEVGKTNPTLLIAHCYVRYLGDMSGGRQIKYKLMKHFNLGSSDDGIAFFVFDQIDNVAHFKEYYFGRMNSINIDDDQLAELVAEAKKAFQFNIDLFKDMNDFVQKMKLPQENISSDPSKMETFYNHFKSLFSSS, from the coding sequence ATGGCAGCCGTTGAGAGTTTGAGCATCCACGACTCATTGAAAACCGGAGTAGCGAAAGAGCACGAGGAAGCCGAAAATGGCATTTTCACTCAGTCGATTATGAAAGGGACTGTGACCCCTGCTATCTACCGCCAGTTCCTTGCAGAACTTTACGAAATCTACAAGGCAATCGAAGAAGCGGCCGAACTCAACAAAGAACACGAGACATTCGGAATGACACATTTCCCGACCGAGTTCAACCGTGTTGGAGCAATTGAGAAGGATCTGGAGTATTACTATGGCGCCAACTGGAAAGAAGAAGCAAAGAGTCAAGCGCCGACGACAACTAAATACGTGGCCAGAATAAAAGAGGTGGGCAAAACTAACCCGACTCTGTTGATTGCTCACTGCTACGTGCGGTACCTTGGTGACATGTCGGGCGGCCGGCAAATAAAGTACAAATTGATGAAGCATTTTAATTTGGGTTCTTCGGACGATGGCATTGCGTTCTTTGTCTTTGACCAGATCGACAACGTGGCCCACTTCAAGGAGTATTATTTCGGCCGCATGAATTCCATCAACATTGACGACGACCAACTGGCAGAGCTGGTTGCCGAAGCAAAGAAAGCGTTCCAGTTCAATATCGATCTCTTTAAGGACATGAATGATTTTGTTCAGAAAATGAAATTGCCCCAAGAAAATATTTCTAGCGATCCATCGAAGATGGAAACGTTTTATAATCATTTCAAAAGTCTATTCAGTTCCTCATAA